A window of Corticium candelabrum chromosome 3, ooCorCand1.1, whole genome shotgun sequence contains these coding sequences:
- the LOC134177744 gene encoding uncharacterized protein sll0103-like — MDSTTDERSASDDAAPAAAAPAPAPKCEKIVLSSEAEQDAYPFDSAAECWSMVSLKAPVYEPSERASIDLVAVVDKSGSMSGEKISLVRETLHFVVDQLKDTDRLGIVSYDTSVYDDLRLKVMNQKGKSQAHAVIDKLKDGSSTNLSGGLERGLEYIEQLGTNKKDVLSVLLMTDGMANRGVTAQPDILRRMTRAGRGQGGWSGGILASVQRGISRLLDSEENASSAGNAEEVAAIVHTFGFGSDHLASLLEAISEKGQGMYYFIDNNEKIPEAFADCLGGLLSTVGQNVTLTIATKNGTHITKVHHRRAGALSDSSTKRLAVVYRQFQVICGGVEHHGCVRSADLECEVKIGDVQSEEQRDIVIQLQLPQLQAPQPEPEVVLEAELSYFNAITSMMEKNTTSICVRRPADVPAGSVQSKPTIDLQRNRVIAAEAMKRATELADGNKLEEARAVIAKATAVITDSCTKDESQSQYLLADLSKSREQLSSHHAYRAGGNFMYMQAQSHAVQRSSAADNESYCTPRKMRMKSLVSKKK, encoded by the exons ATGGACTCGACGACCGACGAACGCTCTGCTAGCGACGACGCTGCCCCTGCAGCTGCAGCCCCAGCGCCGGCGCCGAAGTGTGAGAAGATCGTGCTGAGCAGCGAAGCCGAGCAGGACGCTTATCCGTTCGACAGTGCTGCAGAATGTTGGTCGATGGTGAGCCTCAAAGCCCCTGTGTACGAACCGAGCGAGCGAGCAAGCATCGACCTCGTGGCCGTTGTCGACAAGAGCGGCAGTATGTCGGGGGAGAAAATTTCTCTCGTGAGGGAGACCCTTCATTTCGTCGTTGATCAAT TGAAGGACACCGATCGTCTTGGCATTGTGTCATATGACACTAGCGTGTATGATGATTTACGTCTCAAGGTCATGAATCAAAAAGGGAAGTCTCAAGCTCATGCAGTTATTGACAAACTTAAAGATGGGTCTTCAACTAATCTCAGTGGTGGGCTAGAAAGAGGTTTAGAATACATTGAACAACTTggcacaaacaagaaagacgTGTTGTCAGTTCTTCTAATGACGGATGGAATGGCTAATCGGGGAGTCACTGCGCAACCTGATATTCTGAGGAGAATGACAAGGGCAGGAAGGGGACAAGGCGGATGGTCAGGTGGAATATTGGCTAGTGTTCAGAGAGGCATTTCTCGTCTTCTAGATAGTGAAGAAAACGCCAGCTCAGCTGGAAATGCTGAAGAAGTTGCTGCTATTGTCCATACCTTTGGCTTTGGCTCTGATCACTTAGCTAGCCTTTTGGAAGCAATCAGTGAGAAAGGACAAGGCATGTACTACTTTATCGATAACAACGAGAAGATTCCAGAAGCCTTTGCTGATTGTCTTGGAGGACTGCTTAGTACAGTTGGTCAGAATGTAACGTTGACAATTGCTACTAAAAATGGAACTCATATTACCAAAGTGCACCACCGCCGAGCAGGAGCACTGTCTGATTCTTCAACCAA ACGTCTCGCAGTTGTATATCGACAGTTTCAAGTAATTTGCGGCGGAGTCGAGCATCACGGATGTGTTCGATCAGCTGATCTCGAA TGTGAAGTCAAAATTGGAGATGTGCAATCTGAAGAACAACGTGATATTGTCATTCAGTTGCAACTGCCTCAGTTGCAAGCTCCTCAACCAGAACCAGAAGTTGTCCTTGAAGCAGAGTTGTCATATTTCAATGCTATAACAAGCATGATGGAGAAAAATACAACTAGTATCTGTGTGAGGAGACCAGCTGATGTTCCTGCTGGATCTGTACAGTCCAAGCCTACAATTGACCTACAGCGGAACAGAGTTATAGCCGCTGAGGCCATGAAACGTGCCACCGAATTGGCTGATGGCAACAAGTTAGAAGAAGCTAGAGCAGTCATTGCCAAG GCAACTGCTGTGATCACTGATTCTTGTACGAAAGATGAAAGTCAAAGTCAGTATCTACTTGCTGATCTAAGCAAGAGTCGTGAACAGCTCAGTAGCCATCATGCATATCGTGCTGGTGGTAATTTCATGTACATGCAAGCTCAGTCTCATGCAGTGCAACGTAGTAGTGCGGCAGACAATGAATCATACTGCACACCTCGCAAAATGAGGATGAAGAGTTTGGTTTCTAAGAAAAAGTGA
- the LOC134177743 gene encoding uncharacterized protein LOC134177743 produces YSHFLFRTVGQYARICGRIRREDITRFSIIFLLFLVTFSGSLFLALRGETRTSNTTNATQSDLDLFSQTSTYNDILLTGVRIMIEQDSIVDYLGGGGTRGFGWLGVVIILLFMVAVIVVLLNVLIAQLSDTYQNVQSDAQRELEINRAWIMARIEHNSILFSNLRTKYYQEVEIVHDPQGVLEKWEVPPMNTVSKTLSIMDEKSDESRAVIESY; encoded by the exons TATTCACATTTCTTGTTCAGGACGGTTGGCCAGTATGCTAGAATTTGTGGACGAATTAGACGTGAAGACATCACACGATTTTCTATCATTTTCTTGCTCTTTCTGGTAACGTTTTCTGGATCTCTGTTTCTTGCACTTCGCGGTGAGACACGAACTTCGAACACAACGAATGCAACACAGTCTGATTTGGATTTATTTAGCCAAACAAG TACCTATAATGATATTCTGCTGACTGGTGTTCGAATCATGATTGAACAAGACTCCATTGTTGATTATCTTGGTGGTGGAGGCACTCGAGGCTTTGG ATGGCTTGGCGTTGTTATCATTCTTTTGTTTATGGttgctgttattgttgttCTCCTTAACGTTCTGATTGCTCAGTTGAGTGACACGTATCAGAATGTACAGAGCGACGCTCAGAGAGAACTGGAAATCAACCGTGCATGGATCATGGCACGAATAGAGCACAACAGCATCTTGTTCTCG AATTTGAGAACAAAATACTATCAAGAGGTAGAAATAGTACACGACCCTCAAG GAGTGCTAGAAAAGTGGGAAGTACCACCCATGAATACAGTGAGCAAGACTCTGTCTATAATGGACGAAAAAAGTGACGAATCACGAGCAGTCATTGAAAGTTATTAA